The nucleotide window GGAGGGCGGGGGAATAGTCCTGGAGGGAGGGTCGTTTGCGGGTATAGTTGAATCGTAAACAACCTGCGGAGGATGAGACAGCCATGCAGTTCGGGATCTTCACCGTCGGCGACGTCACGCCCGACCCCACCACGGGCCGGACCCCGTCGGAGCATGAGCGGATCAAGGCGATGGTCGCCATCGCGCAGAAGGCCGAGGAGGTCGGGCTCGACGTCTTCGCGACCGGCGAGCACCACAACCCGCCGTTCGTGCCGTCGTCGCCGACCACCATGCTCGGCTGGATCGCCGCCCGCACCGAGAACCTCATCCTCTCCACCTCCACCACCCTCATCACCACCAACGACCCGGTGAAGATCGCCGAGGACTTCGCGATGCTCCAGCACCTCGCGGACGGCCGGATGGACCTGATGATGGGGCGCGGCAACACCGGCCCGGTCTACCCCTGGTTCGGCAAGGACATCCGCCAGGGCATCAACCTCGCCGTCGAGAACTACGCCCTGCTGTACCGCCTGTGGCGCGAGGACGTGGTGACCTGGGAGGGCAAGTTCCGTACGCCGCTCCAGTCGTTCACCTCGACGCCGCGGCCGCTGGACGGCGTGCCGCCGTTCGTCTGGCACGGCTCGATCCGCTCGCCGGAGATCGCCGAGCAGGCCGCGTACTACGGCGACGGGTTCTTCCACAACAACATCTTCTGGCCGGCCGACCACACCAAGCAGATGATCGAGCTGTACCGGTCGCGGTACGCGCACTACGGGCACGGCACGCCCGAGCAGGCGATCGTCGGGCTCGGCGGGCAGGTGTTCATGCGGCGCAACTCGCAGGACGCGGTGCGGGAGTTCAGGCCGTACTTCGACAACGCGCCGGTGTACGGGCACGGTCCCTCGCTGGAGGACTTCACGCAGCAGACCCCGCTGACGGTCGGTACGCCCGAGCAGGTCATCGAGAAGACGCTGTCCTTCCGGGACTACGCCGGTGACTACCAGCGGCAGTTGTTCCTCGTGGACCATGCCGGGCTGCCGCTGAAGACCGTGCTGGAGCAGATCGACATGCTGGGCGAGGAGGTCGTGCCGGTGCTCCGGGAGGAGTTCGCGAAGAGGCGGGCCGCCGGGGTGCCGGAGGCGCCCACGCACGCGGCGCGGGTCGCTGCCGCCGCCGCGACCGCTGTCGGCGCCGATGCCGACAAGGAGGTGTCCGCGTCATGAGGCTCGTCGTCGTCTCGGCGGGGCTGAGTGTCCCGTCGTCCACGCGGCTGCTGGGTGACCGGCTCGCCGCGGCCGTCGTGGGACGTGCCCCCACCGGGGCACCGGCCGAGGTGGAGGTGGTCGAGCTGCGTGATCTCGCGGTCGAGATCGCGCACCACCTCACCACCGGGTTCCCGGGGCCGGCGCTCGGTGCCGCGTTGTCCGCCGTGGCGGACGCGGACGGGCTGATCGTCGTGACGCCGGTCTTCTCCGCCTCGTACAGCGGGCTGTTCAAGTCGTTCTTCGACGTGCTGGACCG belongs to Streptomyces sp. V3I8 and includes:
- a CDS encoding LLM class flavin-dependent oxidoreductase, whose amino-acid sequence is MQFGIFTVGDVTPDPTTGRTPSEHERIKAMVAIAQKAEEVGLDVFATGEHHNPPFVPSSPTTMLGWIAARTENLILSTSTTLITTNDPVKIAEDFAMLQHLADGRMDLMMGRGNTGPVYPWFGKDIRQGINLAVENYALLYRLWREDVVTWEGKFRTPLQSFTSTPRPLDGVPPFVWHGSIRSPEIAEQAAYYGDGFFHNNIFWPADHTKQMIELYRSRYAHYGHGTPEQAIVGLGGQVFMRRNSQDAVREFRPYFDNAPVYGHGPSLEDFTQQTPLTVGTPEQVIEKTLSFRDYAGDYQRQLFLVDHAGLPLKTVLEQIDMLGEEVVPVLREEFAKRRAAGVPEAPTHAARVAAAAATAVGADADKEVSAS